The Sporosarcina sp. FSL W7-1349 genome contains the following window.
ACAGGAGCCCCAATATCGACGTAGACCCCTTCCTTGGCATCGATGCGGATGACCCGGGCCCAGCCATACGATCCGATTGTCACCCGAGGGAGCTGCGTCGTGGCGGACAGCTCCTTCCGCCGGTTGACATAGAGGAACACGGTTACACGATCCGCTACTTCTAGCGTCTCATCCGCATCCGAAGCATTCATTTGAACATCGCCTTCCAAGATCCATCGAGATCCTTCTTTTGCGATCACTTCCAGTTCGGTCATCGTACCAGGTTGCAATTCTTTCATTCCCAATCGCCTTCCTTTTCTCTTCCCATATTCAATTTCCGGACGAACTCCTCGTCTTGTTTCAGCGCCTCGACCAGGTCGGTGATCCGATCCATCGCATTCCAGCTCAAATGGTGTTCAATCCCTTCTACGTCTCCATAAATATTCTTCTCTTCTACTCCAATAATACGGAGAAACTGCTCCAGCAAATCATGGCGCCGCACGAGCTTCTCGCCGAAGTGCATTCCTTTTTCTGTCAACTCGAGTCCTCTATACCGTTCATAGACCACATAGCCTTCTCGATGCAAGCGTTGCGCCATTTTCGTGACGGAGGAAGGAAGGACGGCAAGTGATTCCGCGACATCCGATACCCGCGCCTCCCCCTTCGCTTCGATATGCAAATAAATCTGTTCGATATAATCTTCCATCCCCGGTGTAGCCAATCGGAACGCCTCCTGTTTATATTCCCGCACGGCACCTTCTCTACTCCTTTAGCCCCCTCATGTTTAGCCGAACTTTTTGCAGGGTAAAATTGAGGTAAGACATGATCAGGAAAGAGGTGATCTGCATGGGCCGAATTATTTGGTTGCTTATCGTTGCCCTGATCGTATTTTGGGTATTAGGGCTTGTCTTCAAAATTGGCGGTGGACTGATCCACCTCCTGCTCGTAGTTGCCGGAATCATTTTTGTCATCCAGCTCTTTACGGGAAAACGGACCGTGTAACGAAAGGGATGTCGACAACATGTCGGCATCCCTTTCTCAGTCATGCTCCATCCTCTTCAGTCTATTTTCGCATAGATGCATGTATTCCGTAAAACATTTCCATCAGGCGACAAGCTATCCTGTTTCAAAACGCCTTCCAGGACGAAGCCCGCCCGCTCCGCAACCCGGCGACTTTTCATATTCGCCTCATCACAACGGATCTCCACCCGCCTTGCTCCCAGTCGTTCAAAAGCAAACTGTTCAATTCTAACAACGGCCTCCGTCATATAGCCATTTCCTTGAAAATCCTTTGACAGCCAATACCCAATTTCGAATTTCGGGATGGACCAATCGATCCGGTGGAGACCGGAAGAACCGATGAATTCCCCTGTTTCTTTATGGTAAATATGAAACCGCAAGTCTTGCCTCGTAATAAAGTTCGCCATTGCCTTTCGCAAACTTTCCTCCGTCATATGTAGCTCGGGTTCCGGTTGCGCCCACGGCATCCATTTCCGCAGCCCTTCCAATGAGCGTTGGATCGCATGTAGCGCATCGGGTGCATCCTCTATTCTAGGAGCCCGGATTAGAAGACGTTCCGATTCAAATGATTCCGGAAAATCCGGAATGCGCCGTGGCGACACAAAGGCCTTAGGCTTGTCCCCATCTTCCCAAATAACAGGCGTCGTCGTTCCCATGATGAAGTCTTCTCGGGTGATTCCATATGTAACGGCATCATAATACTTATTTTCCTTTGGCGAGAACCAAGCATTCCGTAAATGAGCCTCCTTAACAAACCCGGCCCGTTCGAATGTTTTTCTCATAGCTAGATTGTCTTGGCGGGTATGGCCTTCCAATCGGATTTTCTTCTCTTTCAATCCGAATACATACTCCGCGACGAGCCGGAGCGCTTTCGGACCATAGCCAAAACCGCGCGAGGCATCCCCGATTCGCAGATCGAAGAGCGGAATCTCATCTTGCAAGTCGTAGATTTTCACGATGCCGACTTTTTCCCCTTCTTCATTTTCCACCCAGAAGGTTTTCACTTCATCCGATTCATAACCGCCTTCTTCAATTGCCTTTTCAATCATATCGCGGCCAGGGCGTGGAATTCCATGATAGGGCCATGTGTTCGTCGTCATGAAATGGATCAGCTGCTCCTGCTCTTCCATCGTCCATTCTTCCAAGTGCATCTTGTACCGCCTCCATTCTATTTCACATACATGTCTAAAAGAGCTGGTATGCTAAACCAGCTCTTTTTATTGTGACGGGCCCGCCAATCAAAGTGGCGGAATGGTGTTGTCTACTTTTGAACACGCAAGAGTCGTAAGGAATTCAGTACGACCAATAAAGTCGCTCCCATATCCGCAAAAATGGCGATCCAGAGGGTAAGCCATCCGGGAATGATGAGAAGCAGCGCTATAATTTTAAGCCCTAATGCAAACATAATGTTTTCTTTTATGATTCGCAACGTTTTTCTACTTAATTTCATCGTATACGGCAAATTCCGTAAATCATCTGCCATCAATGCGATATCCGCCGTCTCGAGTGCGGCGTCCGTTCCCGCTCCACCCATTGCAATGCCGATGGAAGATGCAGCGAGTGCAGGCGCGTCATTGATGCCGTCTCCGACCATCGCGACACGGCCGTATTGATCTTTCAATTGTTTAATGGCCGTCAGTTTATCTTCCGGCATCAGGCTTGCACGGACATCGGTGACGCCAAGCCTATCGGCGATGGCGGCTGCGGTGCCGGGATGGTCTCCTGTTAACATGACCGTATGCCGGATGCCGATTTCTTTCAGTTTCGCAAGAACCGTCCGGCTTTCTTCCCGCTCCGGATCGGCCACGGCAAGCAATCCACCGTATTGAGCGTCCAGCACGATCGCCATGACGGTTTTTCCTTCTTGCTGAAGAGTGGCGGCTTGCTCTGAGACAGATGACGGCAAGTGGGTCAGTTCATTCGCCCAATCGAGGCTTCCGATTGAAACCATGACGCCGTCAACCTTGCCGTATGCCCCTTTTCCTGTTACCGATTGGAAATCGGATACTTCAGCGGCGCCCGCCCCGTTAGCCCTTGCGAAGTTGACAATCGCTTTGCCAAGAGGGTGTTGGGACAGTGATTCCACCGCGGCGGCCATGCCAAGCAAACGGCGGGCTTCCATCCCCTCTGCTGCAATGAAATCCGTCACTTCCGGATATCCCTTCGTCAATGTACCGGTTTTATCGAAGGCAATCGCATTCAGACGGCCTGTTTCCTCCAAGTGGACGCCGCCTTTGATGAGCACGCCTTGACGGGCAGCATTGCCGATTGCGGTAACAATGGCGACGGGAGTCGAGACAACAAGTGCACATGGACAGCCGACAACAAGAACAGCGAGCCCTTGGTAAATCCATGCATTCCAGTCCCCTCCGAACAACGGCGGGACGACGGCTACTAAAATGGCGATGCCGATAATGATCGGCGTGTAGTACTTGGCAAATTTATCGACGAACT
Protein-coding sequences here:
- a CDS encoding heavy metal translocating P-type ATPase; this translates as MTTVNETEYRLENLSCANCALKFEQNVKNLPSIEEAQVNFGASKLRFSGNATIEELEAAGAFDGIKVVPLQQSKRDVAPRTPFFKKKENVVSFISLIFLIIGSIVSSQMGEAHPAAIALFAVSIVVGGVGMFRTGLANLVRLEFDMKTLMTIAIIGAALIGEWREGAVVVFLFAVSEALEAYSMDKARQSIRQLMDIAPPSALVRRDGELVELLTEDIVVGDILVVQPGQKIAMDGTVLSGKTTINQAAITGESVPVLKEQGDEVFAGTLNEEGALEVQVTKLVGDTTIAKIIHLVEDAQAEKAPSQKFVDKFAKYYTPIIIGIAILVAVVPPLFGGDWNAWIYQGLAVLVVGCPCALVVSTPVAIVTAIGNAARQGVLIKGGVHLEETGRLNAIAFDKTGTLTKGYPEVTDFIAAEGMEARRLLGMAAAVESLSQHPLGKAIVNFARANGAGAAEVSDFQSVTGKGAYGKVDGVMVSIGSLDWANELTHLPSSVSEQAATLQQEGKTVMAIVLDAQYGGLLAVADPEREESRTVLAKLKEIGIRHTVMLTGDHPGTAAAIADRLGVTDVRASLMPEDKLTAIKQLKDQYGRVAMVGDGINDAPALAASSIGIAMGGAGTDAALETADIALMADDLRNLPYTMKLSRKTLRIIKENIMFALGLKIIALLLIIPGWLTLWIAIFADMGATLLVVLNSLRLLRVQK
- a CDS encoding GNAT family N-acetyltransferase, which encodes MHLEEWTMEEQEQLIHFMTTNTWPYHGIPRPGRDMIEKAIEEGGYESDEVKTFWVENEEGEKVGIVKIYDLQDEIPLFDLRIGDASRGFGYGPKALRLVAEYVFGLKEKKIRLEGHTRQDNLAMRKTFERAGFVKEAHLRNAWFSPKENKYYDAVTYGITREDFIMGTTTPVIWEDGDKPKAFVSPRRIPDFPESFESERLLIRAPRIEDAPDALHAIQRSLEGLRKWMPWAQPEPELHMTEESLRKAMANFITRQDLRFHIYHKETGEFIGSSGLHRIDWSIPKFEIGYWLSKDFQGNGYMTEAVVRIEQFAFERLGARRVEIRCDEANMKSRRVAERAGFVLEGVLKQDSLSPDGNVLRNTCIYAKID
- a CDS encoding lmo0937 family membrane protein — protein: MGRIIWLLIVALIVFWVLGLVFKIGGGLIHLLLVVAGIIFVIQLFTGKRTV
- the mntR gene encoding transcriptional regulator MntR, translated to MATPGMEDYIEQIYLHIEAKGEARVSDVAESLAVLPSSVTKMAQRLHREGYVVYERYRGLELTEKGMHFGEKLVRRHDLLEQFLRIIGVEEKNIYGDVEGIEHHLSWNAMDRITDLVEALKQDEEFVRKLNMGREKEGDWE